From the Williamwhitmania sp. genome, one window contains:
- a CDS encoding LysE family transporter: MSFVLLIKGIIVGLFVSIPLGPIGVLCIQRTINKGRLSGFLSGLGAATADTIFATIAGFSLTFVINFVEEKQFVFQLTGGIIVMLLGIKIFYTDPIRQLKRHRKKKSSLLEDYLSVLFLTITNPLAIFLFVALFATMGLVSDGESIFYAGIMLSGVFFGAGLWWFTLSTLINVFRARFRLKQLWWINKISGGVIFLLGLIAATDTLFPFFTNL; the protein is encoded by the coding sequence ATGAGTTTTGTTTTACTGATTAAGGGAATAATTGTTGGATTATTTGTTTCTATTCCCCTTGGCCCTATAGGTGTTCTTTGTATACAGAGAACAATTAATAAAGGACGACTCTCGGGGTTTCTTTCGGGACTTGGTGCGGCAACTGCCGATACTATTTTCGCCACCATTGCAGGTTTTAGCTTAACCTTTGTTATTAACTTTGTTGAGGAAAAGCAGTTTGTTTTCCAGCTAACAGGTGGTATTATTGTAATGTTGTTGGGAATTAAAATTTTCTATACCGATCCTATCCGTCAGCTCAAGCGTCACCGTAAGAAAAAAAGTAGTTTACTTGAAGATTACCTTTCAGTATTATTCCTTACCATCACAAATCCGCTTGCCATTTTTTTGTTTGTCGCACTGTTTGCAACGATGGGTCTGGTTTCTGACGGTGAAAGCATATTCTATGCGGGAATAATGCTTAGCGGTGTTTTCTTTGGTGCGGGACTTTGGTGGTTTACTCTGAGCACTCTTATTAATGTTTTTAGAGCTCGTTTTAGATTGAAACAGTTGTGGTGGATTAACAAGATATCAGGTGGCGTTATTTTTCTTTTAGGATTAATTGCCGCAACTGATACTCTATTTCCATTTTTTACTAACTTGTAG
- a CDS encoding response regulator — MPNSNLLFKIFQFNLSERMPEEAKRKASILNLVGFVSLILYTVYGIVGLVADNTVVVISSFAGFLITLVVLLILLRAGKITLAAYFLSFAIFMTGLAMAYVGVADQYAVAISYLLPILTIFAFTSGTALAINFLYLLLFSVLLYVPMFDRVVEYSSVFKISFIASFVAISLFYYVFDYFRIWAMTSVEKQVLLERNINKRKDEFISTLSHQIRTPLNNIMVIANLVDSSTEDEKLKDLIDTIHASTNNLVNVVNSMVEVSNIDLSERDSFTINFNLGATVANTIKLFAHQYSNNVQFNLKIDEIIPGLIGGEPVKIKQIFLNIIESLIKTKSSSRIKIDILVKKSSETADKVDLLFELKSNSPIFIPAGDGKNQLITSDLVGNAIGSQVLVDVLDLKITQRLIERNGGKLTIVLNTDSSTFSFPYSFNKVNDPMAPLKEVVENPTESTDFSVSTAYVPLRKIDLLDANVLLVEDNLINQKIVILSLKKIVKNIEIANNGKEALDRFGTSRFDIILMDIQMPIMNGIVTTRKIREIEASTNTHTPIIAITANALQGDREECIAAGMDDYLSKPFQIEVLIQKMKRLLTGTN; from the coding sequence ATGCCTAATTCAAACCTGTTGTTCAAGATTTTTCAGTTTAATCTTTCGGAAAGAATGCCGGAAGAAGCAAAACGTAAGGCCTCCATTCTCAATCTGGTTGGGTTTGTTTCGTTGATTCTTTATACTGTATATGGTATTGTGGGTTTAGTCGCCGACAATACTGTTGTGGTGATCAGCTCGTTTGCTGGATTCTTGATCACATTGGTGGTTCTACTGATTCTTCTTCGTGCTGGTAAAATTACTCTGGCTGCTTACTTCTTGTCATTTGCCATTTTTATGACTGGCCTTGCAATGGCCTATGTAGGAGTAGCAGACCAATATGCTGTTGCAATTAGTTACTTGTTGCCGATCTTAACTATTTTTGCCTTTACTTCTGGTACTGCGCTTGCGATTAACTTCCTCTACTTGCTTTTGTTTTCAGTTCTGCTCTATGTCCCCATGTTCGACAGAGTGGTAGAGTATAGTTCCGTGTTCAAAATAAGTTTCATTGCTTCTTTTGTTGCAATATCACTGTTTTATTATGTGTTCGATTATTTTAGAATCTGGGCAATGACCTCCGTAGAAAAGCAAGTGCTTTTAGAGCGAAATATTAATAAACGGAAAGACGAATTCATTTCTACCCTGTCACACCAAATACGAACTCCCCTCAATAACATTATGGTTATTGCCAACTTGGTAGATAGCTCAACGGAAGATGAAAAGTTGAAGGATTTAATAGATACCATCCATGCATCCACAAACAACCTGGTGAACGTGGTTAATAGTATGGTGGAGGTTTCCAACATTGACCTTTCGGAAAGAGACAGCTTTACCATTAACTTTAACCTTGGTGCCACAGTGGCAAATACCATAAAGTTGTTTGCTCACCAGTACTCCAATAACGTTCAGTTTAACCTGAAGATCGATGAAATTATTCCAGGACTAATAGGGGGTGAGCCAGTTAAGATAAAGCAGATATTTCTGAACATTATTGAGAGTCTGATAAAAACAAAAAGTAGCAGCCGAATTAAGATTGACATTTTGGTTAAAAAGAGTAGTGAAACGGCTGATAAGGTTGATCTATTATTTGAACTCAAAAGCAATAGCCCCATATTTATTCCTGCGGGTGATGGTAAAAACCAGCTGATTACAAGTGATCTTGTTGGAAATGCTATTGGAAGCCAGGTGCTTGTTGACGTTCTAGACCTAAAGATTACGCAACGACTCATTGAGCGAAATGGAGGGAAACTGACCATCGTTCTTAATACCGATTCATCTACTTTCTCCTTCCCATATTCATTCAATAAGGTCAACGATCCAATGGCACCGCTGAAAGAAGTTGTCGAGAATCCGACTGAAAGCACAGACTTCTCTGTTAGCACAGCTTATGTACCTCTGCGGAAAATCGATTTGTTAGATGCAAACGTTTTGTTGGTTGAAGATAATTTGATTAACCAGAAGATTGTTATTCTGAGTCTTAAGAAAATTGTGAAGAATATTGAAATTGCCAACAATGGTAAGGAGGCACTCGATAGATTTGGAACGAGCCGTTTCGATATAATTCTCATGGATATCCAAATGCCCATTATGAATGGTATCGTAACCACCAGAAAAATTAGGGAAATTGAAGCCTCAACTAACACCCATACACCCATAATTGCCATTACAGCCAATGCCCTTCAGGGCGATCGTGAGGAGTGTATTGCCGCAGGTATGGATGATTACCTTAGCAAGCCTTTCCAAATTGAGGTTCTGATACAAAAGATGAAACGGCTATTAACTGGAACTAACTAG
- a CDS encoding cytochrome c biogenesis protein CcdA: protein MKRAAFYLLTIAGLFTSLVGTAQVQNNVKWKFSAESVSNGDVVLHFTANIDREWHMYGLDLPEGGPQSTVFTFKNKDGYKFVGKMNFTPAPTVVYDDVFKLNVKYFTGKAEFTQKIKVGNAKTVEGNIAYQTCKEGTCMYSEQNFSIALPENKAAVASSSTTADTTTKTAVAEVKADTAKTVVMAAKPTSKETKSMGGFILLAILTGFGALLTPCVFPMIPMTVSFFMSKQTSKASSILNAAVFGFSIILTYTLLGVIVSLPGVGSDITNQITSSWITNLIFGVLFLVFAASLFGVFEIVLPGSLASKADSKAEKGGLIGSFFLGLTTVIVSLSCVGPFVGALLVQSATGVSLRPIIGMLSFSAAFALPFVVLAAFPSLLKNLPKSGGWLNAVKVVMGFILLAFSLQFFLVIDSVYHWNILTREIFLSLWIAIFSMLGLYLLGKIKFKLDSEVKHVGFFRLMLAILTFSFVIYLIPGLFGAPLKTLSGLLPNEGENAAFYEKQASPTATGANNTEPKITAKYSDILHLPFGLQGYFDYDEALAAARLANKPLFIDFVGHTCRECKKMEGQVLSDPRIIQRLRDNFVVVALYVDEPAKLPDSEQYKSNLDGQLKTTLGEKNKDIQVAKFGLNGQPYYIITDQDEKPLGDPHAYDLSIDNFIQFLDNGKKIYETKHSAGK from the coding sequence ATGAAAAGAGCTGCATTTTATCTACTTACCATTGCAGGACTATTCACCAGCCTAGTTGGCACGGCTCAGGTGCAGAACAATGTGAAATGGAAATTCTCGGCCGAATCAGTGTCTAATGGAGACGTTGTGCTTCACTTTACTGCCAACATCGACAGGGAATGGCACATGTATGGGCTTGACCTTCCTGAGGGAGGGCCACAATCGACCGTCTTCACATTTAAGAACAAGGATGGTTATAAGTTTGTGGGGAAAATGAACTTTACCCCAGCGCCCACCGTGGTTTACGATGACGTATTCAAATTAAACGTTAAATACTTCACTGGAAAAGCCGAATTTACCCAGAAAATAAAAGTTGGAAACGCTAAAACCGTGGAGGGGAACATCGCCTACCAAACATGCAAGGAGGGCACCTGCATGTATAGTGAGCAAAATTTCTCCATTGCCCTTCCGGAGAATAAGGCAGCAGTTGCTTCCAGCAGCACCACCGCTGACACCACCACCAAAACGGCTGTTGCTGAAGTGAAAGCAGATACAGCCAAGACAGTGGTAATGGCAGCTAAGCCAACTTCCAAAGAGACCAAATCGATGGGTGGATTTATTTTACTTGCCATTCTTACTGGATTTGGAGCACTTCTAACACCTTGTGTATTCCCAATGATTCCCATGACAGTTTCCTTCTTTATGAGCAAGCAAACGTCGAAGGCGAGTTCAATTCTCAATGCTGCAGTGTTTGGCTTCTCCATAATATTGACATACACACTTCTTGGCGTAATCGTATCGTTACCAGGAGTTGGTAGTGATATTACCAACCAGATCACTTCTAGTTGGATTACCAACCTCATCTTTGGCGTGCTTTTCTTAGTATTTGCTGCTTCGCTCTTTGGCGTTTTCGAAATTGTACTTCCCGGCTCACTTGCCTCAAAGGCAGATAGCAAGGCAGAAAAAGGCGGTCTCATTGGTTCGTTCTTCCTTGGGCTCACCACAGTGATCGTCAGCTTGTCGTGTGTAGGACCTTTTGTAGGTGCACTACTGGTTCAATCAGCTACTGGAGTTTCGCTCCGCCCCATTATTGGAATGTTGAGCTTTTCCGCGGCATTCGCTCTCCCATTTGTTGTTCTGGCAGCATTTCCCTCTCTGCTCAAGAACTTACCAAAATCGGGAGGTTGGCTCAATGCCGTTAAGGTGGTTATGGGCTTCATTTTGCTTGCCTTCTCACTCCAGTTCTTCTTGGTAATCGATAGCGTTTACCACTGGAACATCCTTACAAGGGAGATTTTCCTGAGCCTCTGGATTGCAATTTTCAGCATGCTTGGGCTTTACCTTCTTGGTAAGATTAAATTTAAGCTGGATAGCGAGGTTAAGCACGTTGGGTTCTTCCGGCTCATGCTTGCAATACTCACCTTTTCCTTTGTTATTTACCTAATCCCCGGACTCTTTGGTGCACCGTTAAAGACACTCTCGGGGTTGCTTCCAAACGAAGGTGAAAACGCAGCATTTTACGAAAAGCAAGCCTCTCCAACCGCAACAGGAGCCAATAACACTGAACCCAAAATTACCGCCAAGTATTCTGATATTCTTCATTTACCATTTGGATTACAAGGCTACTTCGACTACGACGAAGCTTTGGCAGCCGCTAGATTGGCAAACAAACCCCTTTTCATTGATTTCGTTGGCCACACCTGCCGTGAATGCAAAAAGATGGAGGGGCAAGTGCTCTCCGACCCTAGAATTATTCAGCGGCTTCGCGACAACTTTGTGGTTGTTGCCCTGTATGTTGACGAACCAGCAAAGTTGCCTGATTCAGAACAATATAAATCAAATCTCGACGGTCAATTAAAAACAACGCTAGGAGAAAAAAACAAGGATATCCAAGTGGCTAAGTTCGGATTAAACGGACAACCCTACTACATCATTACCGATCAAGATGAGAAACCACTCGGTGATCCTCATGCCTATGATCTCAGCATCGACAACTTTATTCAGTTTTTGGATAATGGAAAAAAGATTTACGAAACGAAGCACAGTGCGGGAAAGTAA
- a CDS encoding Rne/Rng family ribonuclease, with the protein MAASNDLIINVTPSDIAIALLEDKQLLELNKEKSNLQFSVGDIYLGKVKKIMPGLNAAFVDVGYEKDAFLHYLDLGPQFKTLVKYVNIHLSRKGKPIGIASFKPEKDLDKNGKITDVLTSGQVVMVQIAKEPISTKGPRLGSEISIAGRNIVLIPFSDKISISQKISSLEEKKRLKRLMQSIMPDGYGVIVRTAAEGKKVAVLDAELRGLIKKWESAFEKLRTNNIPTLLVSELDRTSTILRDLLTVSFSNIWINDEAIFHDIRSYIATIAPEKEKIVKFYAGGVPIFEQFGIEKQIKALFGKTVSFKSGAYLIIEHTEALHVIDVNSGNRSKASSDQETNAMEVNLSAADEIARQLRLRDMGGIIVVDFIDMHNPDNKQMVFDRMREAMAKDRAKHNILPLSKFGLMQITRQRVRPEMHIHTQEKCPTCNGSGEIGPSILLDTEIENQVAYLARDKKQAILTLKVHPYVASFLNRGFFPKRLRWSLKYRCILKVKPATAYAFLEYHIFDRHGDELTY; encoded by the coding sequence ATGGCTGCGAGTAACGATCTAATTATTAACGTAACTCCCTCCGATATTGCCATAGCCCTTCTGGAAGACAAGCAACTGCTGGAACTCAATAAGGAAAAGAGCAACCTGCAGTTCTCTGTCGGTGACATTTACCTAGGCAAGGTTAAAAAGATTATGCCTGGACTAAATGCTGCTTTTGTTGACGTTGGTTACGAAAAAGACGCATTTCTCCACTACCTAGATCTTGGGCCACAGTTTAAAACCCTCGTAAAGTATGTAAACATTCATCTTTCGAGGAAAGGTAAACCCATTGGCATTGCAAGTTTTAAACCGGAAAAAGATCTAGACAAAAACGGAAAAATCACCGACGTCCTCACTTCTGGACAGGTGGTAATGGTTCAAATTGCTAAAGAACCCATCTCCACCAAGGGACCAAGGCTCGGTTCGGAAATTTCAATTGCCGGTAGAAATATCGTGCTCATTCCGTTTTCAGACAAAATTTCCATTTCACAAAAAATCTCCTCACTGGAGGAGAAGAAAAGACTAAAAAGGTTGATGCAAAGCATCATGCCTGATGGCTATGGGGTAATCGTACGCACAGCAGCAGAGGGGAAGAAGGTTGCAGTGCTCGACGCCGAACTTCGTGGTCTTATTAAGAAGTGGGAAAGCGCCTTTGAAAAGCTTCGAACAAATAATATTCCTACGCTCCTAGTGAGCGAGCTCGACAGAACCTCCACCATTCTGCGTGATTTACTGACGGTGTCGTTTAGCAACATTTGGATAAACGACGAGGCAATTTTTCACGACATCCGCAGCTACATTGCCACAATTGCTCCCGAGAAGGAGAAAATTGTGAAATTTTATGCTGGAGGCGTGCCAATTTTCGAACAATTTGGCATTGAGAAACAGATTAAAGCGCTCTTTGGGAAAACTGTCTCCTTTAAAAGTGGGGCATATCTTATTATAGAGCACACCGAAGCACTTCACGTAATAGACGTTAACAGCGGTAACCGTAGCAAGGCCTCTAGCGATCAAGAAACGAACGCGATGGAGGTTAATCTATCGGCTGCCGATGAAATTGCCCGACAGCTTCGTCTTAGGGATATGGGAGGGATTATCGTTGTCGACTTTATCGACATGCACAACCCGGATAACAAGCAGATGGTTTTCGACCGAATGCGAGAGGCAATGGCCAAAGACCGGGCAAAGCACAACATTCTACCCTTATCAAAATTTGGGTTAATGCAGATTACCCGGCAACGGGTTCGACCAGAAATGCACATCCACACTCAAGAAAAGTGCCCCACCTGTAACGGTAGTGGCGAGATTGGACCAAGCATTCTGCTCGATACCGAGATTGAAAACCAGGTAGCTTACCTTGCCCGAGATAAGAAACAAGCTATTCTAACGCTCAAAGTTCATCCTTACGTTGCCTCTTTCCTCAACAGAGGATTCTTCCCCAAAAGGCTTCGTTGGTCGCTAAAATACCGTTGTATTCTAAAGGTAAAGCCAGCTACGGCCTATGCCTTCTTGGAATATCACATTTTCGACAGACATGGCGATGAGCTAACCTATTAA
- a CDS encoding HU family DNA-binding protein, which yields MTKADIVNEISKNTGIEKITVQKAVEAFMESIKDSLVKEKNVYLRGFGSFIVKKRAQKTARNISKNTTIIIPEHFIPSFKPAKSFVSKVKSHVKK from the coding sequence ATGACTAAGGCAGATATTGTAAACGAGATCTCGAAGAATACCGGTATCGAAAAGATAACGGTACAGAAGGCGGTAGAAGCTTTCATGGAGTCAATCAAGGATTCTCTTGTGAAAGAAAAAAATGTCTACTTGCGTGGCTTTGGCAGCTTTATCGTAAAGAAAAGAGCCCAAAAAACTGCAAGGAACATTTCCAAAAACACTACCATCATCATTCCTGAGCACTTCATCCCATCCTTCAAACCCGCAAAGAGCTTTGTCTCTAAGGTTAAGAGTCATGTAAAAAAGTAG